In one Heptranchias perlo isolate sHepPer1 chromosome 25, sHepPer1.hap1, whole genome shotgun sequence genomic region, the following are encoded:
- the LOC137342196 gene encoding 2'-5'-oligoadenylate synthase 1-like, producing MEKMELYSTEHRRLDNFIKNNLEPNKFNIDVRNAVHRICEFLKTRCFIEQPEIKVIKAVKAGSTGKGTALRNGSDADLVVFLSCFQSFQDQRDTRHEILQEIHQVLEECLSSIACEISDISINRIWNSGIPPRSMSFTVKSKKNSECVEFDVLPAFDPFMGQDDKNEAHLKLINFVSENEVSSGEFSACFTELQKEFVKQRTSKLKDLIRLLKYWYKKYVKPRKSELGNRVRLPAKYAVELLTIYAWEQGNHQERFVTAEGFRTVLELICRYRELCIYWPKCYNVNNKVIADFLLEKLRANRPILLDPADPTGNVASSAGWQVMVNEARKCLSMPCVSGVQGWAVEPVKEFGITVIGLDGSSLQQNANLYSKISMIKQQIEQHTRIPVQQQRLIFNKTILIDNKTLLDSGIFFDATLHLLMTNEMEIFVKKTNGQNLTLNVQRTDTVLSLKNKIESLERLRSDQYYLTFESRQLEDGRTLEYYGIKPFSTIFINLRLRGGREVQLLNAEHHN from the exons ATGGAAAAGATGGAGCTTTACAGCACTGAGCACAGGAGGTTGGACAATTTCATTAAAAATAACCTGGAGCCGAATAAATTTAACATCGATGTGAGGAACGCCGTGCACAGGATCTGTGAATTTTTAAAGACTCGGTGTTTTATCGAACAACCTGAGATCAAAGTAATCAAAGCCGTTAAA GCTGGGTCAACAGGGAAAGGAACAGCTTTAAGAAATGGCTCAGATGCGGATCTGGTCGTCTTCCTCAGTTGTTTCCAGAGTTTCCAGGACCAGAGAGACACCAGGCATGAAATTCTTCAGGAAATTCACCAAGTACTGGAAGAGTGCTTATCAAGCATTGcatgtgagatcagtgatatcaGTATCAACAGAATATGGAACAGTGGCATCCCACCAAGATCGATGAGCTTCACAGTGAAATCGAAGAAGAATTCAGAATGTGTGGAGTTTGATGTTTTGCCAGCATTTGATCCATTCA TGGGACAGGATGATAAAAATGAAGCCCATCTCAAACTAATCAATTTTGTAAGCGAAAATGAAGTTTCAAGTGGGGAATTTTCTGCCTGCTTTACTGAGCTTCAGAAAGAATTTGTGAAGCAGCGTACTTCAAAACTTAAAGACTTGATTCGCCTGCTAAAGTATTGGTACAAAAAG TATGTGAAGCCACGGAAATCTGAGTTGGGAAATAGAGTGCGCCTGCCTGCTAAGTATGCAGTGGAGCTGCTGACTATTTACGCCTGGGAGCAAGGCAATCACCAGGAGAGGTTTGTCACGGCTGAAGGGTTCCGGACAGTCCTTGAACTCATCTGTAGATATCGGGAGCTGTGCATCTACTGGCCCAAGTGCTACAATGTCAATAATAAAGTCATTGCAGACTTTCTACTAGAGAAACTCCGTGCCAACAG GCCAATACTTCTTGACCCAGCTGATCCGACTGGAAATGTGGCTTCATCCGCTGGTTGGCAGGTGATGGTAAATGAGGCCAGGAAATGCCTGAGCATGCCATGTGTCTCTGGAGTCCAAGGGTGGGCTGTCGAG CCAGTGAAGGAGTTTGGAATCACAGTGATTGGCCTGGACGGTTCCTCATTACAACAGAATGCGAACCTTTATAGCAAAATCTCAATGATCAAACAACAAATCGAGCAACACACGAGGATTCCAGTTCAGCAGCAACGCCTGATATTTAATAAAACCATTCTGATTGACAACAAAACCTTGTTGGATTCCGGAATATTCTTTGATGCAACTCTTCACCTACTCATGACAAACGAAATGGAAATATTTGTCAAGAAAACAAATGGGCAGAACCTGACACTAAATGTACAGAGAACTGACACTGTTTTGAGtctgaaaaataaaattgaatcTTTGGAGCGCCTTCGTTCAGACCAGTATTACCTGACCTTTGAATCGAGGCAACTAGAAGATGGACGCACACTGGAATACTATGGCATTAAGCCATTTTCTACCATTTTCATCAACCTGCGTCTGCGTGGTGGCAGGGAGGTTCAGCTCCTTAATGCGGAGCATCATAATTAA